One Branchiostoma floridae strain S238N-H82 chromosome 1, Bfl_VNyyK, whole genome shotgun sequence genomic region harbors:
- the LOC118420069 gene encoding ubiquitin-associated and SH3 domain-containing protein B-like yields MAEASREFFDRSGLAATIARNVSNLEVLLNMGFPKERAEKALAATGDRSVQLASDWIFAHVDDTSLDEKVPREYVLFACPTGPLVTQLDEYSEKTLVHCGRNGSHNSFPHVTLCSFFAVPDSTVPKVVHAVLTVAGRLSCREVPAKVSLDFYSSSSFVGLFVDDRSAAFLRNASQEFANEVLKTTGIEVKAHKKQLHITLAYQFNPSQQKKLEELARDIDTSMPAQWDLRLYSRDTRRAKSDVVRVVHPLPPSNDDELELVRGDYIYLEPDELVSSSDGWLRGVSWLTGCAGLFPGNYTEKAAETDTWTLHRCVPVISLRGSSSTRASAPPLSPTQLPPLPSEPSTLSSTTRAPVPDRRNGPSRPPLEEMYSQVQKSRPVSNSKPAPPRQLYILRHGERVDVVFGKRWMNACFVNGEYSQQDLNLPRKLPSREGSPLSFAEDSPLTEMGWFQARLTGEAMKRAGVHISQVYSSPSLRCVQTADAILDALGLRSAMKIRVDPGLFEWLYFYKASGLPKLMTMKELLDFGLNVDPTYHPIVPVSDWSRTEDVVQYYQRNHTVVQSVLGSTDGNTLICAHAGSLDSCSRHLQGLSARTQREAVKLMVKIPYCGMAVFQEVKEAGIWDQVEPPIHTLTHSPNHKFDWRVLQS; encoded by the exons ATGGCGGAAGCAAGCCGCGAGTTTTTTGACAGGTCAGGTCTCGCGGCTACTATCGCCAGGAATGTCTCCAATCTTGAAGTTCTACTCAACATGGGGTTTCCTAAAGAGAGGGC GGAGAAGGCTCTAGCAGCTACAGGGGACAGAAGTGTCCAGCTGGCATCTGATTG GATCTTTGCCCATGTGGATGACACCAGTCTGGATGAAAAAGTCCCGAGGGAGTATGTGCTGTTCGCCTGTCCCACAGGGCCACTGGTCACACAGCTGGACGAGTACTCGGAGAAAACCCTGGTGCATTGTGGGAGGAACGGATCCCACAACTCCTTCCCTCACGTCACGCTCTGTTCATTTTTTGCG GTCCCAGACTCCACGGTCCCAAAGGTAGTCCATGCAGTATTGACTGTGGCAGGCAGACTGAGCTGCAGGGAGGTCCCAGCAAAGGTGTCGCTGGACTTCTACTCCTCCAGCAGTTTTGTGGGTCTGTTTGTGGACGACAGAAGTGCAGCGTTCCTGAGGAATGCCAGCCAGGAGTTTGCCAATGAAGTTCTAAAGACAACAG GAATAGAGGTGAAGGCCCACAAGAAGCAGCTCCACATCACCCTGGCCTACCAGTTCAACCCCAGCCAGCAGAAGAAGTTGGAGGAGTTAGCCAGAGACATCGACACCTCCATGCCTGCACAGTGGGACCTCAGGCTCTACTCACGGGACACAAGGAGGGCAAAGTCAGAT GTGGTGAGAGTTGTCCATCCTCTGCCCCCCTCTAATGATGACGAGCTGGAACTTGTCAG AGGAGACTATATCTACTTAGAGCCTGATGAGCTGGTGAGCAGCAGTGATGGGTGGCTGAGGGGGGTGTCCTGGCTGACTGGGTGTGCGGGGCTTTTCCCTGGGAACTACACGGAAAAAGCAGCTGAGACAGACACATGGACTCTTCACAG ATGTGTTCCTGTCATTTCCCTGCGAGGATCGTCTTCCACCAGAGCTTCAGCCCCCCCACTGTCCCCCACCCAGCTTCCACCACTGCCCAGTGAACCCTCCACTCTCTCCAGCACCACCAGAGCACCTGTACCTGACAGGAGAAATGGTCCTTCAAGGCCTCCTCTGGAAGAGATGTATTCCCAG GTACAGAAGTCCAGGCCTGTCAGTAACAGTAAGCCTGCCCCACCCCGGCAGCTCTACATCCTCAGACACGGGGAGAGGGTGGATGTGGTGTTTGGGAAGAGATGGATGAACGCCTGTTTTGTGAATG GTGAATACAGTCAGCAGGACCTGAACCTTCCCAGAAAACTCCCCAGCAGAGAAGGCAGCCCGTTGAGTTTTGCAGAGGACAGCCCTCTGACTGAGATGGGCTGGTTTCAGGCACGGCTTACAG GTGAGGCAATGAAGAGAGCAGGTGTGCACATCAGCCAGGTGTACTCCTCCCCATCTCTCAGGTGTGTGCAGACTGCTGATGCCATACTGGATG CTCTAGGGCTCAGGTCAGCCATGAAGATCCGTGTTGACCCAGGTCTGTTTGAGTGGCTCTACTTCTACAAAGCCAGCGGGCTCCCAAAGCTGATGACGATGAAGGAGCTTTTAGACTTTGGCCTGAATGTTGACCCCACCTACCACCCCATAGTTCCGGTGTCAGACTGGTCTCGGACCGAGGATGTCGTGCAATACTACCAGCGTAACCACACTGTCGTCCAGTCAGTCCTTGGAtccacag ATGGTAACACTCTCATCTGCGCACATGCGGGCTCGCTGGACAGCTGCTCACGCCACCTGCAGGGGCTGTCCGCACGCACGCAGCGTGAGGCCGTCAAGCTCATGGTCAAGATCCCTTACTGCGGCATGGCCGTGTTTCAGGAGGTGAAGGAAGCAGGGATCTGGGACCAGGTGGAACCCCCCATCCACACCCTCACACACTCACCCAACCACAAGTTTGACTGGAGAGTGCTGCAGTCATAG